From the genome of Vulpes lagopus strain Blue_001 chromosome 2, ASM1834538v1, whole genome shotgun sequence, one region includes:
- the PLN gene encoding cardiac phospholamban, which yields MDKVQYLTRSAIRRASTIEMPQQARQNLQNLFINFCLILICLLLICIIVMLL from the coding sequence ATGGATAAAGTCCAATACCTCACTCGCTCTGCTATTAGAAGAGCTTCAACCATTGAAATGCCTCAACAAGCACGTCAAAATCTTCAGAACCTATTTATAAATTTCTGTCTCATTTTAATATGTCTCTTGTTGATCTGCATCATTGTGATGCTTCTCTGA